In Chryseobacterium lactis, a single genomic region encodes these proteins:
- a CDS encoding DUF5074 domain-containing protein, with the protein MKKFYLFTLLFLFAFFINAQVKVQGVLRNDIPAVAKSQLKSAAAPSISFSDIKYWVGTGSNEAAFVVQWNDSKNPDALVWGFRWNGNATGADMIKAIAKEDQRLFTLLYQGTPQGIAVGGFGFDLDGQNLAALYFNGNTSTPLLPVNGIVNTTAYNFDDYTAVDANDHWQSGWMTNGYWSYWVKNPANANFGYSSVGATSRVLQNGSWDVWNFNSSFNTIPLSSTMTPVAPYVSSAALTGLMNMKNVNTVGNYTDGFFIVNEEWFGHTNGSVNFIDNNGSIDYRVYSNANNNHAFGATTQYGTIYGDKFYFVSKQAADGGDTQYTPGGRLVVANAQTMQKIASFDNIGGGDGRTFVGVNEHKGYIGASNGIYLFDIDNLAVGNVIPGTEGADLYSEQIGNMIRTSKHVFALKQQVGILVIDPNTDTVINTIPGDFQSIVQAKDGSVWAIKINTIVNVNPKTFTTQSYSIPTSTYANSWGAWNAGSFSASNTDNILYWFKAGSMWGLGSQIVKFDVNTKTFNESFITIPQQTGTYKQTPYGAALRVNPITGELIVNTTETGGHYQKNWVHTYDMNGNMINTKILNDYYWFPALTVFPDNTAPVVNNTLPSQVTVASSTTINLKTVVSDGDSFNAAIVKTVKSNSNSSVVSAGINADDELVLQPVGTGVADVVISFNSNGKVVEKTITVNSQDATLATSEIKKLNFGIYPNPATDVVYIKTEEKVINIAIYDASGKLVNTQFNNGQINVSMLPKGMYILKAVTDKAVYQQKLIKK; encoded by the coding sequence ATGAAAAAGTTTTATCTTTTTACGCTGCTTTTTCTGTTTGCATTTTTTATAAATGCACAGGTAAAAGTACAGGGAGTTCTTAGAAATGACATTCCGGCAGTAGCCAAGAGTCAGCTTAAGTCAGCGGCAGCTCCGTCAATCAGTTTTTCCGATATCAAGTATTGGGTAGGAACGGGTTCAAACGAAGCTGCTTTTGTGGTACAATGGAATGACAGTAAGAATCCTGATGCGTTGGTTTGGGGATTCAGATGGAATGGCAATGCTACAGGAGCAGATATGATCAAGGCAATTGCTAAAGAAGATCAGAGACTCTTTACGCTGCTTTACCAGGGAACACCACAAGGAATTGCAGTGGGAGGATTTGGTTTTGATCTGGACGGACAGAATCTGGCAGCTTTGTATTTTAATGGGAATACATCCACTCCGCTTCTTCCAGTAAACGGGATCGTAAACACTACAGCTTATAACTTTGATGATTATACGGCAGTTGATGCTAATGATCACTGGCAGTCTGGATGGATGACCAATGGTTATTGGTCTTATTGGGTTAAAAACCCTGCCAATGCTAATTTTGGATACTCAAGTGTAGGAGCTACTTCCCGTGTGTTGCAAAATGGATCATGGGATGTGTGGAATTTTAATTCTTCATTTAATACAATACCGCTTTCTTCAACCATGACTCCTGTTGCTCCCTATGTTTCATCCGCTGCTTTGACGGGTCTGATGAATATGAAGAACGTAAATACAGTAGGCAATTATACTGACGGATTTTTCATCGTAAATGAAGAATGGTTCGGGCATACGAACGGATCTGTAAACTTTATCGATAATAATGGATCAATAGACTATAGAGTCTACAGTAATGCCAATAATAACCATGCTTTTGGAGCGACTACTCAATATGGAACTATTTACGGTGATAAGTTCTATTTTGTTTCGAAGCAAGCCGCTGATGGGGGAGATACTCAATACACTCCGGGAGGAAGACTTGTTGTGGCAAACGCACAGACAATGCAGAAAATTGCATCTTTTGATAACATTGGAGGTGGTGACGGAAGGACATTTGTAGGGGTAAATGAACATAAAGGATATATTGGAGCTTCCAACGGTATTTATCTATTTGATATTGATAATCTGGCAGTAGGTAATGTGATACCAGGAACTGAAGGTGCTGATCTTTATAGCGAACAGATTGGAAATATGATCCGAACCTCAAAACATGTATTTGCATTGAAGCAACAAGTAGGAATCCTTGTAATTGATCCTAATACAGATACTGTGATTAATACGATTCCGGGTGATTTCCAATCAATAGTACAGGCTAAGGATGGAAGTGTATGGGCGATTAAGATAAATACAATTGTCAACGTTAATCCTAAAACGTTTACTACTCAATCCTATAGTATTCCAACTTCAACTTATGCTAATTCCTGGGGAGCTTGGAACGCAGGTAGTTTTTCTGCCAGTAATACAGATAACATATTGTACTGGTTCAAAGCTGGATCTATGTGGGGATTGGGAAGTCAAATTGTTAAATTTGATGTCAATACCAAGACGTTTAATGAATCCTTTATTACAATTCCGCAACAAACAGGAACTTATAAACAAACACCTTACGGAGCTGCATTACGTGTAAATCCTATAACCGGAGAACTCATTGTAAATACAACAGAAACAGGCGGCCATTATCAAAAGAACTGGGTACATACCTATGATATGAATGGTAACATGATCAATACAAAAATATTAAATGATTACTATTGGTTCCCGGCATTAACAGTATTTCCGGATAATACAGCTCCTGTAGTGAATAATACTTTACCATCACAGGTTACAGTGGCAAGCTCTACTACAATTAATTTAAAAACAGTAGTCTCTGATGGAGATAGCTTTAATGCTGCAATTGTAAAAACAGTTAAATCAAACAGTAATTCTTCTGTGGTATCAGCGGGGATCAATGCTGATGATGAATTGGTATTACAGCCGGTTGGAACTGGTGTAGCAGATGTTGTGATCAGTTTCAATTCAAATGGTAAAGTTGTTGAGAAAACAATTACAGTGAACAGCCAGGATGCTACCTTAGCAACTTCGGAGATTAAGAAACTGAATTTTGGTATTTATCCAAACCCGGCCACTGATGTTGTTTACATTAAAACTGAGGAAAAAGTCATTAATATAGCTATTTATGATGCTTCCGGTAAATTGGTAAATACACAGTTCAATAATGGCCAAATCAATGTAAGCATGTTACCAAAAGGAATGTATATTCTGAAGGCAGTAACTGATAAAGCAGTATATCAGCAAAAATTGATTAAAAAATAA